In Williamsia phyllosphaerae, the DNA window CAACCTGGCGAAGATGCCGCACCTGCTGGTGGCCGGTTCGACAGGCTCGGGCAAGTCCAGCTTCGTGAACTCGATGTTGGTGTCGCTGCTGACCCGTGCGACACCCGACGACGTCCGGATGATCCTCATCGACCCCAAGATGGTGGAACTGACGCCCTACGAGGGCATCCCGCACCTGATCACGCCCATCATCACCGAGCCGAAGAAGGCCGCCGCCGCACTGGCCTGGCTGGTGGAGGAGATGGAGCAGCGCTACCAGGACATGAAGGCCTCACGGGTCCGCCACATCGACGACTTCAACTCCAAGGTGCGCTCCGGCGAGATCAGCACGCCGTTGGGATCGGAGCGGGTCTACCGTCCCTACCCCTACATCCTCGCGATCGTCGACGAGCTCGCCGACCTGATGATGACCGCACCCAAGGACGTCGAGGACGCGATCGTCCGCATCACCCAGAAGGCCCGCGCCGCGGGCATCCACCTCGTGTTGGCCACGCAGCGACCATCGGTCGACGTCGTCACCGGTCTGATCAAGACCAACGTCCCCTCGCGTCTGGCGTTCGCGACCTCGTCGCTGACCGACTCGCGCGTCATCCTCGACCAGCCGGGCGCGGAGAAGCTGATCGGCATGGGTGACGGGCTGTTCATCCCGATGGGCGCCAACCGTGCGATCCGTATGCAGGGTGCGTTCATCACCGACGAGGAGATCTCCGCGGTCGTGGAGTTCGCCAAGGAACAGGGCGACCCGCAGTACCAGGAGGGCGTCACGGCACAGAAGGTCGCCGACTCCAAGGACATCGACGGCGACATCGGAGGCGACCTCGACGATCTGCTGCAGGCCATCGAACTCGTCGTGAGCAGCCAGTTCGGATCGACGTCCATGCTGCAGCGCAAACTGCGGGTCGGATTCGCCAAGGCGGGCCGGCTGATGGACCTGATGGAGACCCGCGGGGTCGTCGGCCCGAGCGAGGGATCGAAGGCGCGCGAGGTGTTGGTGAAGCCGGAGGATCTCGCCGGTGTCATCGCCTCGATCAACGGTGGCGTGGCGGGCGGCGGCGACGCCGACTGATCACCCCGTGACGGATTTGCCCGAACCCGAAAGCCTCTGACCTGTGCATGTGGCAGCACCGTCGGGCCAAAGGTAAAGTAAATTTTGCTTTCGAGGGGAGTATCCCTGTCGCGGCGATCTCGTCAATACGTTCGTCACCGGACCGGTGCCATCACCGGCTCCATGTGACGTTCCGGGACGTCGGCCGAGTGGTCAACCACCGGCGGGAGAGACCTCTGGCACCCGTGTTCGGTCAGCTGGAGGAATTTCTGTATGAACGTGTCCGCAACAACCTGGATCATCACCCTCGTGGTGATCCTCGGGTTGTTCATCTTCGACTTCTTCGCCCACGTACGCACGCCACACGCCCCGTCGCTCAAGGAGTCCGGAGCGTGGTCGGCGGTCTACATCACCATTGCCCTGATCTTCGGTGGCTTCGTCTGGTGGCAGTGGGGTGGGACCTACGGCGGTGAGTACTACGCCGGATTCATCACCGAGAAGGCGCTGTCGGTCGACAACCTGTTCGTGTTCGTCATCATCATGGCGAAGTTCGCGGTCCCCCGTGAGTACCAGCAGAAGGTGTTGCTCCTCGGCATCGTGATGGCCCTGGTCATGCGTGGTGGCTTCATCGCCGTCGGTGCCGCCGCCATCAACGCCTACAGCTGGGTCTTCTACCTGTTCGGTGCGTTCCTCATCTACACCGCCGTCAAGCTGATCCGTGAGGCCACGGCGTCCGAGGACGACGAGGAGGAAGGCGACAGCGCGATCATGCGCTTCGTCAAGCGGTACCTGCGCACCACCGACGAGTACAACAGCGACAAGCTGTTCACCAAGGTCAACGGCAAGCGCCTGGCGACCCCGATGCTCATGGTCCTCATCGTCATCGGCTTCACCGACGTGCTCTTCGCGCTGGACTCGATCCCCGCGATCTACGGCCTGACCACCGAGCCGTACATCGTCTTCACCGCGAACGCGTTCGCCCTGATGGGTCTGCGTCAGCTGTTCTTCCTGCTCGACGGACTGCTCGATCGCCTGGTGTACCTGTCGTGGGGCCTGTCGATCATCCTCGGCTTCATCGGTGTGAAGCTCGTGCTGCACGCGCTGCACGAGAACACGCTGCCGTTCCTCAACGGTGGCGAGCACATCAAGGTGCCGGAGATCTCGACCGGACTGTCGCTGAGCATCATCGTCGGCGTCCTGGTGATCACCACGGTGGCCAGCCTCATCAAGGCCAAGTCGAACGACAAGAAAGAACAACAGGAGGTCTCGAGCACCTGATCTGGTGCCCGGATCGCCCCGCGGACCCCGCCCACCTCACGGTGGCGCGGGGTTCGCCCGTTTCAGGAGGCGAGCGGTCCGAACAGCGGCTTCCACTCGGTGACCCGTGTGCCCGAGATGGCGTCGACGCCGTGGAAGGGGTCCCGGGTCAGGATCGTCGCGAGCGCATCGGCGTCGTCGGCGCGGAAGATCAACAGGGCGCCGCTGCCGTCGGGATAGGGGCCGGACTCGAGGACGGTGCCCTCGTCGACGAGCCGGGCCAGCCACGCGCGGTGGTCGGCGCGGTGCTCGTCGCGCAGGTCGGTGGTGCTCTCGGAGTATCGGTACTCCACTGCGAACACGGTCATCGTGGTCTCCGTTCCCCGGCGGTGGCCGGTGGTTGGGCCGAGAGGGTCAGAGCGCGGCGATCATGCGGGTGTTGCCGAGGGTGTTGGGCTTGACGTAGCTCAGGTCGAGGAACTCCGCGACGCCGGCGTCGTACGAGCGGCACATCTCCTCGTAGACCTCGGAGGTCACCGGGGTGCCGTCGATCTCGGTGAACCCGTGCCGGGCGAAGAAGTGTGTCTCGAACGTCAACACGAAGACCCGGGTCAGTTGCAGTTCGCGCGCCACGTCCATCAGTCGGGCGACGAGTCGGTGTCCGATGCCGCGGCCGGCGTAGGAGGTGTCCACGGCCACGGTGCGCACCTCGCCGAGGTCGGACCACAACACGTGCAGCGCACCGCATCCCACGATCCGACCGTCGATCTCGGCGACCCAGAACTCCTGAACGGCCTCGTACAACGTGACGAGGTTCTTCTCCAACAGGATCCGACCCGCGTACTGGTCGATGACCTCTTTGATGCGCGGGACGTCGGAGGTACGAGCCCGCCGGATCACCATGTGGGTACCGGCGGAGTCATCGTCTGCCATGCGAGCACAGTAGTACGGTCGCACCGGTCACAGACACGTGACCACGCGCAGGTGGACCTGCGCGGTCGGGCGGGGCGCCACACCGATATTCTGACCGGGTGGGTGATCTGCGACGCATGGACGCGCGACCGCGATGTCGTGACGCCGCGGCATCGGTGGCTCCCGACGGCAGGTGCCCGCGATGACCGATCGCCTGCGGAACTCGATGAAACCGACCGAGCCGGACCCGATCGCCGATCCGGTCAGCAACGTCCCGATCGTGAACATCGCCAACATCCTCACCGTCTTCCGCATCGTGCTGGTGCCGGTCTTTTTGGCGGCGCTGTTCGCCGACGGCGGGCACAACCCGTGGTGGCGGGTGGCGGCGTGGGCCGTGTTCGCACTGGCGGCGATCACCGATCGCTACGACGGGCGGATCGCCCGGCAACGGGGCCTGATCACCGACTTCGGCAAGATGGCCGACCCCATCGCGGACAAGGCCCTCATCGGCTCGGCCCTGGTGGCGTTGTCGCTGCTGGGTGATCTGAACTGGTGGATCACGGCGGTGATCATCGCCCGCGAGGTCGGGGTGACGCTGCTGCGGTTCTGGGTATTGCGCCACGGGGTGATCCCGGCCAGCCGCGGCGGCAAGCTCAAGACGCTGCTGCAGGTGGTGGCGATCGGGCTCTACATCCTGCCGCTGCCCGGTCCGCTGCACTGGGTGGCCGTCGCGGTGATGGTGGCGGCGATCGTGGCCACGGTCATCACCGGCTTCGACTACGTCTGGCGCGCGATCCGACTGCGGGCCGAGGGCTCCGCAAGGGCACGACGCGACCGATGAGCGCGGTCGGCCGCGGCGAACCTCCGGTCGCGCCCATCCGGGCGACCCCGCCGACATTCCACTAATCTCGGCAGCACCGAGTGAGCCGGACGGGGATCGGGAACTGTATCGACCGCCGCCGCGTTGAACCCGGAGTACGTGAGGAGGACTCAAATGGCCGTGCTACTTCGTGAGGCTCTGGGTGGCAGTCTGCGCCGGGTCCGGACGGATCAGGGGCGCACGCTGCGCGAGGTGTCCAGCAACGCCCGGGTGAGCCTCGGGTATCTCTCCGAGATCGAGCGTGGACAGAAGGAGGCGTCGAGCGAACTGCTCGCCGCCATCTGCGACGCGCTCGACGTGGAGATCGCCGAGGTGCTGCTCGACGTCGGCAACTCGCTCAAGCTGCGCACGACCATCGCCGAGGACACGCGCGTCGTGATCCCGGCCCCCACCGACTCCTCCACCCTCACCGCGGCCTGACGGCTGCGGGACGGCACCGCCGGAGATCGCCGTACCCCGAGTCCGTTCGCGGGTGCGTGCGTGCGTGTGTCGGTCACGGCCACGCCCGGGTGACGAGCGGCTAGATTGGTGCCAAGCAGATCCGTCCGTGGATCGGGGCGGGGCCTCCGATCCGGTAATCGAGAGATCGAGGAACCAATGGCAAACCCATTCGTGAAGGCCTGGCGGTACATGATGGCGTACGGCAACGCCACGATCGACGAGAAGGCCGACCCCAAGATCCAGATCCAGCAGGCCATCGAGGACGCGCAGCGCCAGCACCAGGCCCTGTCGCAGCAGGCCGCCGCCGTGATCGGCAACCAGCGCCAGCTCGAGATGAAGCTGAACCGGCAGCTGGGCGAGGTCGAGAAGCTCGGTGCCAACACCCGTCAGGCCATCACGCTGGCCGATCAGGCGACCGCCAACGGCGACACCGCCAAGTCACTCGAGTACAGCAACGCCGCCGAGGCGTTCGCCGCGCAGCTGGTGACCGCCGAGCAGAGCGTCGAGGATCTCAAGAACCTGCACGATCAGTCCCTGCAGGCGGCGACGCAGGCGAAGAAGGCCGTCGAGCAGAACTCGATGATGTTGCAGCAGAAGCTCGCCGAGCGCACCAAGCTCCTCAGTCAGCTCGAGCAGGCGAAGATGCAGGAGCAGGTGTCGTCCTCGCTGCAGCAGATGAGTGAGCTCTCGGCTCCGGGCAACACCCCGAATCTCGAGCAGGTCCGCGAGAAGATCGAGCGACGCTACGCGACTGCCCTCGGGTCGGCGGAGTTGTCGCGCAACACCGTCGGTGGCCGGATGATGGAGGTCCAGCAGGCGACGGTTCAGATGGCGGGGCACTCGCGGCTCGAGGAGATCCGCGCGAAGATGGCGAACGAGGCGATCGCGGGTCCGAGTGCCTCGACCCCGGCCGTCGAGCAGGGCAACCCGGATCTGCGCAAGCGCCCCGAGCAGGCCTGACGCACCTCGTCGACCCCCGTCAGGGTCATCCCTGATCTTTCCCCCGTCTTCGCCGCGCAGCGGTGACGCGGTGCGTCTGCGCTGTCACGCTGGATGCATCGGGCCGGTATCGGATCGGCGCGGGCAAGGAGAGATGTCATGTGGTGGAAGATCGCACTCGCAATCCTGGTGCTGTGGTTGTTCTTCGGGCTCATCGTGGCGGCGGTGAAGGGTGTCGTCGCGATCGCGGTCGTCGGCCTGATCGCCGTCGGCGCGTTCACCGTGGTGAAGTGGTTCGGTCGGTCGACGCAGTCGTCCGACACGGTGTCGGGGCCGCCGACGATCTAGCGGGACCTCTCGGAAGGAACGCATCGGTGCGGATCGCGATCGTCGCAGGACCTGATGCGGGCCATGCCATCCCGGCGATCGCGCTGGCCGAACGCCTCGTCGCGGCAGGGGAGACGGTCACGGTGTTCACGGGGACGGCCTGGCTCCCCGGCGCCGGACCGACGCGGCCGATCCCGGACGGCGTCACGATGGCCGAACTACCCGGCCTCGACGTCCTCGACTCCGAGGACGACTCCGATGCCGGCGAGAAGCTCAGTGTCCGCGCGGCACGGATGTGCACCGAGCTCATCCCGGTCCTGCGGGCCGATCCGGTCGACCTGGTGGTCTGCGACGTCATCACCGTCTGCGGTGGGTGGGCCGCCGAGCATCTCGGCATCCCGTGGATCGAGTTGTCCCCCCACCCGCTCTACGAACCGTCGGTCGGTCTGCCGCCGATCGGCAGCGGTCTGACCCCGGGGACCGGACTGTCGGGCCGACTCCGGGATCGCCTCATGCGTGCGGCGACGACGCGCTCACGGGCACAGGGGGATCGCCAGCGGGGATCGGCCCGCGCATCGATAGGTCTGCCCGCCGCGTCCCCCGGACCGGCGGCGCGACTCGTCGCCACACTCCCCGCGCTCGAGGTGCCACGCCCGGACTGGCCCGCCGGCGCACACGTCGTCGGACCGCTGCTGTGGGAGCCGACCCGGGAGGTGTTCACCCCGCCGGCGGGATCGGGCCCGGTGGTCGTCGTCGCGCCGTCCACCGCCACGACCGGGGTCGCCGACCTCGTCGACACCGCACTCGAGGCCCTCGATCCCGCCCGCACCGGAACCGACGTCCGCGTGGTCGTCTCCGCGCTGCGACATCGCAGTCGGACGCTGCCGCCCTGGGCGGTCGCCGGGACGGGCCGCCAGGACGACCTCCTCGCGCACGCCGATCTCGTCGTCTGTGGTGGGGGACACGGGATGCTGGCCAAGTCGTTGCTCGCCGGCGTTCCGGTGGTGACCGTCCCGGGCGGCGGCGACCAGTGGGAGCTCGCCAACCGGGTGGTCCGCCAGGGCAGCGGCGTGCTCGTCCGACCGTTGGGCGTCGAGGCACTGCGGGCGTCGTGCCTGGCCGTCCTGGCCGATCCCGGCTTCGCGACCGCGGCGCGCCGTGCCGCCGACGGGGCGGCCGATCTCGCCGACCCGGTCGCGGTGTGCCGATCGACGGTCGGCGACTAGCCTCGACGGCGATGCGTCTCACCGAGTTCTCCGAGCTGATGCAGACCGAGTTCGGCAACCTCACCGCCGACTCGATGCTGCGCGACCACGTCCTGATCGACTTCGGCGGCCGCACGGGTGCCGAGGCACTCGAGGCCGGCATCGATCCCAAGCAGGTCTGGATCGCCCTGTGCCGGGAGTTCGACGTTCCCCGCGAACGCTGGTGACGACCGCCGGCCGTCCCTCGTCGGTCGGATCGCCGACCGACCGGCGTGTCACGGCGCCACGTGCTTGCATCGAACAGATGTTCGCCTAGTCTGGGGTTTGTTCGAACACGTGACCTCCACCGAGGTGACCGCCGGATCTCTCCACAGATGCTGTTCATCCACAGCACGGCGTGAGGATTTTCCGCCGCTGTCGGTGGTCCGGTTTAGCGTGACGCACACCGACGATCGCAGTGGCGATCCGCAGGCCACCTCATGCCGATGACCATCGGTGGAGAACAACCACCGATGAACCGATGATCAGGAGACACCCCATGGCAGGATCGCAGGATCGCGAGAAGGCGCTGGATCTGGCGCTGGCGCAGATCGACAA includes these proteins:
- a CDS encoding amino-acid N-acetyltransferase, translated to MADDDSAGTHMVIRRARTSDVPRIKEVIDQYAGRILLEKNLVTLYEAVQEFWVAEIDGRIVGCGALHVLWSDLGEVRTVAVDTSYAGRGIGHRLVARLMDVARELQLTRVFVLTFETHFFARHGFTEIDGTPVTSEVYEEMCRSYDAGVAEFLDLSYVKPNTLGNTRMIAAL
- a CDS encoding PspA/IM30 family protein, yielding MANPFVKAWRYMMAYGNATIDEKADPKIQIQQAIEDAQRQHQALSQQAAAVIGNQRQLEMKLNRQLGEVEKLGANTRQAITLADQATANGDTAKSLEYSNAAEAFAAQLVTAEQSVEDLKNLHDQSLQAATQAKKAVEQNSMMLQQKLAERTKLLSQLEQAKMQEQVSSSLQQMSELSAPGNTPNLEQVREKIERRYATALGSAELSRNTVGGRMMEVQQATVQMAGHSRLEEIRAKMANEAIAGPSASTPAVEQGNPDLRKRPEQA
- a CDS encoding YciI family protein — its product is MTVFAVEYRYSESTTDLRDEHRADHRAWLARLVDEGTVLESGPYPDGSGALLIFRADDADALATILTRDPFHGVDAISGTRVTEWKPLFGPLAS
- a CDS encoding glycosyltransferase; protein product: MRIAIVAGPDAGHAIPAIALAERLVAAGETVTVFTGTAWLPGAGPTRPIPDGVTMAELPGLDVLDSEDDSDAGEKLSVRAARMCTELIPVLRADPVDLVVCDVITVCGGWAAEHLGIPWIELSPHPLYEPSVGLPPIGSGLTPGTGLSGRLRDRLMRAATTRSRAQGDRQRGSARASIGLPAASPGPAARLVATLPALEVPRPDWPAGAHVVGPLLWEPTREVFTPPAGSGPVVVVAPSTATTGVADLVDTALEALDPARTGTDVRVVVSALRHRSRTLPPWAVAGTGRQDDLLAHADLVVCGGGHGMLAKSLLAGVPVVTVPGGGDQWELANRVVRQGSGVLVRPLGVEALRASCLAVLADPGFATAARRAADGAADLADPVAVCRSTVGD
- a CDS encoding helix-turn-helix domain-containing protein, whose amino-acid sequence is MAVLLREALGGSLRRVRTDQGRTLREVSSNARVSLGYLSEIERGQKEASSELLAAICDALDVEIAEVLLDVGNSLKLRTTIAEDTRVVIPAPTDSSTLTAA
- a CDS encoding TerC family protein; the encoded protein is MNVSATTWIITLVVILGLFIFDFFAHVRTPHAPSLKESGAWSAVYITIALIFGGFVWWQWGGTYGGEYYAGFITEKALSVDNLFVFVIIMAKFAVPREYQQKVLLLGIVMALVMRGGFIAVGAAAINAYSWVFYLFGAFLIYTAVKLIREATASEDDEEEGDSAIMRFVKRYLRTTDEYNSDKLFTKVNGKRLATPMLMVLIVIGFTDVLFALDSIPAIYGLTTEPYIVFTANAFALMGLRQLFFLLDGLLDRLVYLSWGLSIILGFIGVKLVLHALHENTLPFLNGGEHIKVPEISTGLSLSIIVGVLVITTVASLIKAKSNDKKEQQEVSST
- the pgsA gene encoding CDP-diacylglycerol--glycerol-3-phosphate 3-phosphatidyltransferase; its protein translation is MTDRLRNSMKPTEPDPIADPVSNVPIVNIANILTVFRIVLVPVFLAALFADGGHNPWWRVAAWAVFALAAITDRYDGRIARQRGLITDFGKMADPIADKALIGSALVALSLLGDLNWWITAVIIAREVGVTLLRFWVLRHGVIPASRGGKLKTLLQVVAIGLYILPLPGPLHWVAVAVMVAAIVATVITGFDYVWRAIRLRAEGSARARRDR
- a CDS encoding DUF3046 domain-containing protein translates to MRLTEFSELMQTEFGNLTADSMLRDHVLIDFGGRTGAEALEAGIDPKQVWIALCREFDVPRERW